From Rhopalosiphum padi isolate XX-2018 chromosome 2, ASM2088224v1, whole genome shotgun sequence:
tttattttgctttcaaatctgtttgatatatttatattaaatttaattatacaacgaACAAATAAAGTATACAACACATtagcaatattttttgtttacacgataaaaaagaaaactaaacattattaaattacaataatatttagtaagtaTACATACTTCGAAGacagtaaaattttttattttttaaaagtaaagcCTAAGGCAAACAACGTTAttggtctaaaaaaaaaaaaacaatctatagtaaaatatattaattattaaattaaccaaTTACATCGTGTGTAATATATAGGACCATCAATAaactaatacttattttaatgtctTTTTTAAGAAACATCCGTTATACTCCTGATCCCCGTCAGTATACAAACATTGTCTTAATAgatatcgtaatataatataaatgcaacactgccataaataaaatattgttaaataacaaGTAAGCGTATagaattgataaataaaaaaaattgaagaattcattatttaatattaaagatacataggaataacataatatcgttAAATAGGAATGATGGGTTTTCTTGAACATTAACGATatgataaagtaaatatattaatactgcaattattgtaagttaaaaaataaaattaaaaatcgtaataaaaacaataaaaatagcgAGAGATAAGTATgatgattaatatattgtaacgtAGGTACATCACACGAAAAATCAAGACTTAAGCACCTACCTCTACGTACCTATCGGCTAGTCtacccacataatattatatatctacgaAGATAGACTTAGTGTAAGTAGCGCAAACAAACTCCGAGTGAACAACGACGGCGTTGataaaatttcgtaaaaatagtTTTCGTGAGTACAGGCACGTCTTTCTATCAACCCCCCTCCCCCCAGTAATGATAAACGAGATATTTGATACACCAGTTAAGTATATCAACAGTAATAACTTCccctaaattaataattataataataataataataatataaacaaactaaaattaaaaaaaaaataacaatacacgTGTTGATGTAGATAACACTTTTGACGGAAAACTTTTCCAAACCTATCTGGTTGCGTgcacatattacattattattatttttactgagaCTCGTCGACGTGCTTCTTGGAAGACACGCGTCTGATAAGCTTCCTGAACGAAGAAGTCCACTTGGCGGAACGGTTGAATGACGTGGACGACGACGGGCGATGACTGCTACAAGCCGGAGTTATCTTGTTTGGATCAGTTGGCGTGGCTGACGACGACGAGATTCCAGAATCTGAAGAGAACTGGCGGCGGCTTCCGCTTCCGGTGCATTTGGCTGGTCGGCCTCCGATGTCACCACAGACGTCTTCATCATCGCTGGCAGAAGAGAATGCGTCGTCGATGTACGATACGAACCGGGACAGCGATCCACTGGCGACCGACCGTTCTGGCGTCGACGGTGGCGTGTGCGGGAACGAGCACGCAGACAGGCGTTCGGCGAGTTTTGCGCACTCCAGTTCGATGTCAGACGCGGACATCCGGTCGGAGGAACGGCGAAGCTCGTCGAGCGGGAAACAACCTCCGATGAATCTCGAAGTCTTCTCCCTGCATGTTTTGAGGGCCAATAAAAAAAgatgaacattataatatataaatgctgACTAagacggtatattataatataaaaatttagagCGATctatatggaaaaaaaaaaagagaggtAGTTGTGAACGcgaaacttaattatttattgactaaagtaaaaatatagatttaataaaatcctCAAACTGtttactatatataagtattaagcaGCGATATTTTTATCCAACATAAAACAAATGATGTACTTGACAGgttaatattgacaaaaaaaaaaaacgaatttacccctaaataaaattatctattctTTACTAATTTCGATGTTTGGACTTACCCGTGTCTGCTTGATGTGTACTCTCCAAAGGTAGCTCTGGTATACGAACAAACGGAACACTTCTTGCGCCTGCATGTAGCCAAGTGTTTCATACCTTTCTGCAGCTGACTGTTCAGAGTGGCTGACTGTTTGGCCATCAACTTTAGTTCGTTTACCTCGCGCTCCAGACCAGACACGCGCTTGGCCTTTTGACTGGCCTGTCTGCTGTTGGTGTGATACAAGTCGGCTTTCCGCCCGAGATCCTCCAACACTTCTTTAAGCCTCgagttctaaaataaaaaaaccaacaaaatataattaacaaatttcaaacattttctgcaaataattataacatataatcgTTATACCTCTTTTTCAAGGGTGTCCTTTTCGGCTGCAATCTCCGAAAACTGTCTATACGCGTCCATACGCGCTCTTTCCAAGTTGCGCCTAGTGATTTCCGATGATTCAGCCTGCATCCGCAGCTGTCTGTACGCTTCATTTTTCTCGCGCTCCAAACGATCCTTCCACTTGACCATTTTGTCTTTTTCATTGCGCAATTTCTCGCAATCCTCTTCTAATCGAATAACCTTTTCTAGCTGCAGAAATAGTTCTTCTTCTTTTTCGTGCAGTTCCAAGTCCCGGGTCACCAGCTGTTTCTCTAGCTCGTGGTGCGTGTCAATCAAACTGTCACGTTCTGCCTGCAAAACAACGCAAAAAAAACATCGccaaagttaaatatatatatatatatttatacccattatacatagatacatacaatactattataatagtatactctCAATGACCGTATTTTACCCTCCCTCCCGGTGCGCTTAGAGCCGTTCATCAGaactatacatacaataatcaGGTCAACAACGAGCACGGAGTCCAGCGGCACAACGCTACCACTATTTTCCACGCACCGTATAACAATACAAGGAAAGATACCGggtttataatcatattatatacgtcacgTTTTCGTGTCTATTGTGTGCGAAACTAGCGTTGTAGGCTATTCTATCGATTAATCTACGAGACGATTTCGATTGGTTTCGTtcttttatacctaataattattattgttattaacgtaGAGTCGTATaccgtatagttattattatttcgtttttatatcgtatacagagtgtaacagaaaaaaaccaataaaagtaattaactCACTAGGTACCTTGTAAAAAGTGTTgtcattattgattttaaaattaggtaatatatattttttttaaatgtgataagtattgattagaacaaaagttattgaATAGTTAGTTAATAACATTCGTCAGCTAATTctgttacactctgtatatacAGATAAATTAAACATCAGGCAATTCCCGAATTGTACACAATTGCTCTCACCATCCGATGACAGTTTACCGTTATGGCGGCTACCAATATCGTCATCATCACATCAGGTCGGATCTCTATATATGTCGAGATATTTCATGCTGTACTATTGTACACTGTTAACAGAATACAACTTTTGACCTCGCTATAGTGccacgatttttattattctttttaacgCAACACTAGGAATTCTGTTAATCTGCCAAACGATACTTAAATCGGTTACACGCTCGAAATGTTAAAGTGGTGTGTATATTTACTCAAATGACCGCAAACGGTTTATGCATATACCGCACATAACCGCtctacgcataatattataccactaCGCTGTAGGCTATAACACAGTTTAAAAGAATTACCTGCATATATGTAACATTTTAACGATGGTGATATAACTTaagtaatatgtaggtatatgaatcaaaatcataacatttaaattacctatgtaTGTAATACAATGTATATGTAATACCATATTTGTGAATGCGAATATTATAGTGCCtacgtagaaaaaaaatttttagattaCATAGTTAAGTTCTCAAACTCGTTTGATTtgctttataattttcaaattaaaaacactgAGATACATCATTGATGATTTACCTTTCTCTTGCGTACACAGCATTATAGGAAAAGAAATGCAATTTTGAATCTCAATTCGAAAAGTGAACACAGGTACTATAGTATATAGAAAAGAAGACAACGCACGAAGtacaaacattacaaacatgtcttatactcttataaaatatataaccgtTTTCAGGAAGTCAGtattatatgactattataaattgtatatcattatCTATTGATATAAAGAAGAATAACGcggtctataattattattattattgtaaaaagctTTCATTGCTGAGAATATAGAACAtatatagaaatttataatgtatatctgTGTGACTGCCTGTGTTTAAAGAGAACGCACATACGTtttctatacaattaaattaatttttttttttaatttcgaacACCAATCCAAACGACTTATTTGCGTTTACCACAATTAAACGACGGCAAAGACctaaatggaaataaaaaaaatcgatgaaatACGGGTTCATTTTTACCGCAAGCAAATTCGCGACACCGCTAACTcgagtcaatatattatattatacacgcttCACGGGACACCACAACCTGCAGTCATTCAATATACTTAATACCTTCCTCGCGAATATTATACGCAGCTAACAAGTGTTATAGCCCACCTACGACTTACGCACCGTCGTTGGTTGCAcgataaaacatattacatacgAAATACGAGACGAATACGATGTAGTCTTCTTTTCGTCTTGTCGTTatccaattaataaaaatgcccGTTGAGAATAGACCACATGAAGTCAAACAAGCTACGTACTTATAATCATTTACCGCATGTGTATAAAAACGGTAAATGAAATCTCTGGTGTCATTATATTGTACTTTGCACCGATGCGTATATAAACTGCAATAAATGATTGAATCGAtagtaaactattattatatacgaatacaaGTTTTATCGGTATATatcgaaataaaacaaaattggaaATTTCGTTTGCGATAAAATTGATACATTATAAAaggttttatatataatttatatgtcttaacttataataatggaATACTCTGTGCAGTATGTTCAGTCGAATCGGAACGGAAATGTATGTTGAGCACGAACTGCTGTGAAATAcgtatttttagaatatatctTGCAGTACGTTGCCCttttatattactatgaatTCGGGACCTTTACGCAGCGTAACCAACTGGTTTTATTggaaatattcaattttgaaaaaacgAGCAAGTAGGTCAGTAGAATGATGATTTTGTGGTTTTGGCTCGTTAATATCGATTAATGTCAATTCTTCATTTCCTACGCATTCGAGACCATCatggaattaaataaaaaataattacaaaaacaacGTAAATACaagatgtttatataatatatatttttttaaatctgaatcAATACGTAAATCAAAATCGTGCATTATTGAATTGAGCATTTTTTTGAACAACTCTAAACGTGCTTTGAGTATATAAACAAATTGCGATGtatgaattcaaattgtacTCCCACAAAATGTCAATTTACACATATGCGGTACAAAAGAGAACGTCTGTCTGCCAAACgttccatattatataaattttcgaCTTAGCCAAATCACGCATTGCCAAGACTAGTTTAGAACCGTTATTACCAATCGTGGCCGTCATCGCATGAACCtttgtacagtataatataaaataaataacatacaatgATCAGATTTGTTCTACAACGCAtttctatgtttataaaaaacctaattttatCAATTCCGGATACAATTCGATTCCGTTTTTGGGTTTATTTTCACATACAAGACGATAGGTATAACTGCAGATAGtatctacaatattatgttagacGATAGTGATTGGTCGGATGACTACGACACGTGAGCGAGTTTTTCTTTGACTTCTAAAGAcacatatgaatatatgatgtgACGTCGTAACCGGAGAAGTCGCCGTATTTGGTATCGGTCCTGAGTAATTAGATATTATAGTCACCGCCGCGTGTGTTATATCGATAGAATTTTTCTTTTCTATCGTATCTCCGAtgatatgtatcataatatcataagcTATAACTTATTAACTGTTATAAGGTTAGACACACCagtatttcataaatttatttttatatatataaacgtgttAAAACTTAATGTACATAGTaacaatttattactaataataaaagtgCAATTAATACGAAAGGGAAATCACTCGCAAGAGGTGTGTATCCCTACAACTATGTACACGATTTTAGAAAGAAAACGAGAATTTCCCACACACTTCGCAAAGGCGGCCGTAGACTATGACTGTAGTGTCTGTAGGCGAGCGAGTTTCCGGGTCGCGTACATATGTCTAGAGTCTAGACGGTGGTAGCGCAAAGTGTATCGAACTCTCTGGGCGGCCCAGTTCCCTGGATTTTAGTCGTTCATTGTTTCATCTCGACAACAAAAGCGGTTGTtttcatatgatattattaatattatacttatacatatacctGAATTGGTATACATTAgaagagcataatattatttatgaaatggaATTTAACCAacctaaatataacaatatataatatattataaataactaacgtTCCGCTTTGGGCGGCATAGTCACGCTGTCCCTAAAGAACGCATAACGTCCcgctttgaaaaataaatggcAATCAGCATTGCATTCTATCCAAAAAAAGCACatacttcaatatttaattatcacaaCAGACACtggtttattatgtatacgactgtaataaaacgttttaattgtatataaaaaattaaaaataagaaataaaagtcGGGATGAAGATTATTTTACGTTTCATTGAGGtaggatatttataatatctaaatatttttcagtttattttttaactgatagttattgtacttataattttaacaggCACATTTGATTATGAATTGTAAAAGgtgaacatataatattataagttagtaatatacaaacataataaaataaaattaatagacaaAGAAAcgaaatgcaattatttttttatttatgtactcGAAAGTCATCTGAGTGCCAGTTGCATAGattgtatattgtgtgtattgttttatataaaagcgTAAcgtcataggtatatattgtcaAATAGGATGTGAAAATAGCTAGGTACTCACGCATGACGCGaagatatcattattataaactcATGAAGATGGATCGGGGTGACcaaaaagttttgtttttttactgaATATTCTCAACATAATGTGTAGGTATGTGTAGATGTGTATAGGACCTACCTACTTTCCGTTTTATGCACACCTCGTCCATATACATTTAACGTTACATCAATGCGCGGTATATATCATGATGTCAGCGCAAACGACGATTagacagttttattatattgtttattctttttttaaatattttatttttgttatcacGACTTTCTAATATACACGACACACATACACTCACACATACACAATGCACGCAACACGCAGGTCGCCACAGCGACAGCGCTGTGCGTGTCCTTTTCGCGAAAGGACGCGAATTGCAAaatcgcattattattattacccgtatataataaatatataatataatatatataaatatgtgaatAATACAGACAATACTCGTGTTTGTATATACGAATTTGCGGTAACATCGGCGTACCGGGTACAACggattcaaatatatatattattctgtggCCTTGGTAAACACGTTATTGCAATTATGTCCGGTATagatacgtattatgtatatacacacacttCCACTGCGTCACACCGGTGGCTaggtgaaaaatataataacgtgtTTAATGTACAATGTCGAaaacattataatgttttacatataattttttcatgcaGCGCagcgttattatttttcacatttttcacGGCGggcatatttgtttttaataggtAACCGAAACTGACATTAATTTATCGACGTCAACAGACaggaatattattgttttagcgAGTAAAACAAAACGCAAAATAGAATTGTACAAGTATAAGtactaatgttaaaataaatatccaaaCAGAAACAATTGACGGCTAACTAAGCCGAATTTAGGAATCAGGGCCATAAACATCATATTCACCCAGAAGGTTTACAGCGCAATTACactcgttttaaaaatataagtaattaataattatataatatattactttaaatgatatatagCTGCTTTGTTTACACACATATAATTGCACGCAATATGAACTAGTTATAACTTaaagacaaaaacaaatttaattaatgtagtttgttttaattatattaacttgtAGTACACCCTtcctttttatataaaacagttaacagaaaataatttatacaatgacaatataatgcatgtaaaaacataattttatcgaTTCTGATGAATAATTCTTTATTTCCAGCATTTTTCTTCTcgtttacacattttatattttccccTGCAATAATTCAGTCCTATGTAATTATGAGAAGATTGaggcaaaattgaaaacaactCACGATACTAGCACTGCTTTCGGTATAAATAGAGTGTgtgtttaatattcaatatattgttgtataacaaacaatatctgcgtgtaatataatattaatatatataagaacGTCCTGGCTGATCGCGCTTTTCAACTAGGTTTGCACTGCACGAATTCCCATTAATGTGTATACGGTATGTCGAACTACTAGAAATGattgtttaaaagtttttacttgaaaatattataatcgatttttttctcattttaatcTTTGTTAAATCTGTCACATCACTACCaccaaaacatattttactacctattaagttattatagtattatttacgatatttgt
This genomic window contains:
- the LOC132920647 gene encoding uncharacterized protein LOC132920647, translated to MSCKRDTMADIMVHSADNSPRREVYRCGMLSPVLGPRSSFRMNSELKHSRSDDLILQGAPYTPPDMQHGISDAAFQIQKDACVVYDDEVNDHRISVACYESPIIAPESNQTPLLKLTGDFSSEGANKRSSVIDRIDPEDSIGDIISQNDFYRFVLFKRHYEKYLDISRKYEEARSLAYYLEEKYHEIKAERDSLIDTHHELEKQLVTRDLELHEKEEELFLQLEKVIRLEEDCEKLRNEKDKMVKWKDRLEREKNEAYRQLRMQAESSEITRRNLERARMDAYRQFSEIAAEKDTLEKENSRLKEVLEDLGRKADLYHTNSRQASQKAKRVSGLEREVNELKLMAKQSATLNSQLQKGMKHLATCRRKKCSVCSYTRATFGEYTSSRHGEKTSRFIGGCFPLDELRRSSDRMSASDIELECAKLAERLSACSFPHTPPSTPERSVASGSLSRFVSYIDDAFSSASDDEDVCGDIGGRPAKCTGSGSRRQFSSDSGISSSSATPTDPNKITPACSSHRPSSSTSFNRSAKWTSSFRKLIRRVSSKKHVDESQ